In one Candidatus Nealsonbacteria bacterium genomic region, the following are encoded:
- the holA gene encoding DNA polymerase III subunit delta: protein MIIFLYGQDTYRSRQKVNEIVDHYKKTYKDGFNLKHFDFKKDDYNDFQNEIQSIPMFAGKKLIVLKNAILNENFQTNFIKDSKKLINSKDIILFYEDKDIPVKGKLFKFLKKHVKSQEFRSLSGQPLINWVKKEFKNLGSTIDQKPLEKLIAFIGNDLWRLNKEIQKLVAYKYNQKIETNDIELLIRPKIETDIFKTIDAIAARNRRSAFSLIHQHLEKGDSPLYLLSMINFQFRNLLIMKSHKFNTGYLSTSPKRWGMHPYVARKAVEQSRKFSLDELKKIYQKIFQFDLAIKTGKVDAKTALDLLVAEI from the coding sequence ATGATCATCTTTCTTTACGGTCAAGATACTTATAGATCTCGTCAGAAAGTTAATGAAATTGTTGATCACTATAAAAAAACCTACAAAGACGGATTCAATTTAAAACATTTTGATTTCAAGAAAGACGATTATAATGATTTTCAGAATGAGATTCAATCTATTCCAATGTTTGCTGGGAAAAAATTAATAGTTTTGAAAAACGCAATTTTAAATGAAAATTTTCAAACAAACTTCATCAAAGATTCTAAAAAACTTATTAATTCTAAAGATATAATTTTATTTTACGAAGACAAAGATATTCCAGTAAAGGGCAAGCTTTTTAAATTTCTTAAGAAACACGTAAAGTCTCAAGAATTTAGGTCATTAAGCGGTCAACCGCTGATAAATTGGGTGAAAAAAGAATTTAAGAACCTTGGATCAACAATAGACCAGAAACCTTTAGAGAAACTTATTGCTTTCATTGGTAATGATCTCTGGCGGCTTAATAAAGAAATCCAAAAATTAGTTGCTTACAAATACAATCAGAAAATTGAAACAAATGATATTGAGCTTTTAATCCGTCCGAAAATTGAAACAGATATTTTTAAAACCATTGATGCGATTGCTGCTAGAAATAGAAGAAGCGCCTTTTCTTTAATTCACCAACATTTAGAAAAAGGAGATTCTCCTTTATACCTTCTTTCAATGATTAATTTTCAATTTCGGAATTTACTAATAATGAAATCCCATAAATTTAACACAGGCTATCTGTCAACATCTCCAAAGAGGTGGGGAATGCATCCTTATGTGGCGAGGAAAGCCGTAGAACAATCAAGAAAATTTTCTTTAGACGAATTAAAAAAGATCTATCAAAAGATCTTTCAATTTGATCTAGCTATCAAAACAGGAAAGGTGGATGCCAAAACGGCCTTAGACTTATTGGTTGCCGAGATATGA
- the ruvA gene encoding Holliday junction branch migration protein RuvA: MISYLRGKIILIREKFIILDVNGVGYKVFLPQKTLNKIPQKTDDFKLFCYLNVRERALDVYGFLSQEGLESFELLIGLPSIGPKAALEISSLGPIEKIKEALEQEDEKNIKEIFGIGKKKAQIIILELSRKIKSPPKKKSTPEDETSQILINLGFPRQTIKEALTKIPEETTDIEDRVKEALKILGKRLR; the protein is encoded by the coding sequence ATGATTTCTTATCTTCGAGGAAAAATTATACTTATAAGAGAAAAATTTATAATTCTGGATGTTAACGGAGTGGGTTACAAAGTTTTTTTACCTCAGAAAACACTCAATAAGATACCACAAAAAACAGATGACTTCAAGCTTTTTTGTTATTTGAACGTTAGAGAACGAGCCCTGGATGTTTATGGATTTTTGAGCCAAGAAGGGCTAGAATCTTTCGAACTTTTAATAGGTCTTCCCAGTATTGGCCCTAAAGCCGCTCTAGAGATTTCTTCCCTAGGACCAATAGAGAAAATTAAAGAGGCCCTTGAGCAAGAAGATGAAAAAAATATTAAAGAAATCTTTGGTATCGGCAAGAAAAAAGCCCAAATAATCATTCTGGAGTTGTCTCGGAAGATAAAATCTCCTCCGAAGAAAAAATCCACCCCGGAAGATGAGACTTCCCAGATTTTAATTAATCTTGGTTTCCCTCGCCAGACAATAAAAGAGGCCTTGACTAAAATCCCAGAAGAGACGACAGACATCGAGGATAGAGTGAAAGAAGCCCTTAAAATCTTAGGAAAACGTCTTAGATGA
- the mutM gene encoding DNA-formamidopyrimidine glycosylase, whose product MPELPEVETIVRDLNRKVLGRAFVDVWTDWKKMIHLRQGFGGQVKRPDSFKKFKKEIKGKKIKKVWRRGKNILFELSEGKTLLIHQKLTGHLLLGDWEREVKAWRPIKPGPLEDPINRFLHLIFWLDNKYHLSIPKQLALSDLRKFAKVELWNSQELKESKEFTGLGPEPLAKSFTFQKFQEILKKEKRKIKQILMDQTVIAGIGNIYSDEILFEAKIRPLKEAPRLTLAELKRIYQAIKKILKKAVELRGTSISDFRDLEGKRGSFGKVRKVYRKDGEKCPRCSTKIKRIKLAGRSAHFCPKCQK is encoded by the coding sequence ATGCCGGAACTTCCCGAGGTGGAAACTATTGTCCGTGATTTAAACAGAAAGGTCCTTGGTAGGGCCTTTGTTGATGTTTGGACCGACTGGAAGAAAATGATCCACCTTCGCCAAGGCTTCGGTGGACAAGTAAAAAGACCAGATAGTTTTAAGAAATTCAAGAAAGAGATCAAAGGTAAAAAGATTAAAAAAGTCTGGAGAAGAGGGAAAAATATTCTCTTTGAGCTTTCGGAGGGCAAAACCCTTCTAATCCACCAAAAATTAACCGGCCACTTACTTTTAGGAGATTGGGAAAGAGAAGTTAAAGCTTGGAGACCAATCAAGCCAGGACCATTAGAAGATCCTATAAACCGATTTTTACACCTAATTTTTTGGTTAGACAATAAATATCATCTGTCTATTCCTAAACAGCTTGCCCTTTCTGATTTAAGGAAGTTTGCCAAAGTTGAACTATGGAATAGCCAAGAATTAAAAGAATCTAAAGAGTTCACAGGCTTGGGGCCAGAACCCCTGGCGAAGTCTTTTACCTTTCAAAAATTCCAAGAAATCCTAAAGAAAGAAAAAAGGAAAATTAAACAAATTTTAATGGATCAGACAGTAATTGCCGGAATTGGCAATATTTATTCTGATGAAATATTGTTTGAGGCAAAAATTCGTCCCCTTAAAGAAGCTCCAAGACTAACTTTAGCAGAATTAAAAAGAATTTATCAGGCAATTAAGAAAATTCTTAAAAAAGCAGTTGAGCTTAGAGGAACATCGATCTCTGATTTTAGAGACCTTGAGGGAAAAAGAGGATCTTTCGGTAAAGTTAGGAAAGTTTATCGCAAAGACGGAGAAAAATGTCCCAGATGTAGTACAAAAATAAAACGGATAAAGTTGGCAGGAAGAAGTGCTCATTTCTGTCCTAAATGCCAAAAATGA
- a CDS encoding response regulator: MSTTILVIEDDKFLRELIVQKLIKENYKVSEAVDGEQGIKKIKEEKPDLVLLDLILPGIDGFEVLSKMREDSNLSSIPVIILSNLGQKEDVERGLKLGAIDYLIKAHFTPGEIIEKIKNVLK, encoded by the coding sequence ATGTCTACAACAATTCTTGTCATTGAAGATGATAAATTTCTAAGAGAGTTAATCGTCCAGAAGCTCATCAAGGAAAATTATAAAGTTTCCGAGGCCGTTGATGGAGAACAAGGAATAAAGAAAATAAAAGAAGAAAAGCCAGATCTGGTTTTGCTTGATTTGATTCTGCCGGGTATTGATGGGTTTGAGGTGTTGTCTAAGATGAGAGAGGATTCTAATTTGTCTTCGATACCAGTAATTATCCTTTCGAATCTTGGTCAAAAAGAAGATGTTGAAAGAGGCTTAAAATTAGGTGCAATTGATTACTTAATTAAAGCTCACTTTACTCCGGGGGAGATAATCGAGAAAATTAAAAACGTTCTGAAATAA
- a CDS encoding response regulator has protein sequence MAKKILLIEDEQLMIELLEKRLIREGYEVAVARDGVEGLKKIKEVKPDLVLLDIIMPKMGGFEVMETMSEDEELKKIPIIVISNSGQPVELDRAKRLGAKDWLIKTEFDPQEVIDKVIKQIGK, from the coding sequence ATGGCAAAAAAAATATTACTAATTGAAGACGAACAATTAATGATCGAACTTTTAGAAAAAAGACTTATTCGGGAAGGCTATGAGGTTGCGGTGGCCAGGGACGGAGTTGAGGGCCTAAAAAAAATAAAAGAAGTAAAACCTGATCTAGTTTTGCTTGATATCATTATGCCAAAAATGGGGGGGTTTGAAGTGATGGAGACAATGAGCGAAGATGAAGAATTAAAAAAAATTCCGATTATTGTTATTTCTAATTCTGGTCAACCAGTAGAACTTGATCGAGCAAAAAGATTGGGAGCTAAAGATTGGTTGATTAAAACCGAGTTTGATCCCCAAGAAGTGATTGACAAAGTAATAAAACAGATTGGTAAATAA
- the aroF gene encoding 3-deoxy-7-phosphoheptulonate synthase — MANKPYKLASRTTQQGKTIIKIGDLKVGGKDIIIMAGPCAIENKQQLLACGRLVKKLGGKILRGGAFKPRTSPYSFQGLEEKGLKILASVGKETGLLTITEVLKPENVSLVAKYADILQIGARNMQNYSLLKSVGKSRKPVVLKRGLAATIEEWLAAAEYILKEGNSRVLLCERGIRTFETSTRFTLDISSIAVVKKISHLPIIVDPSHPAGQREFVPSLAKGAVAAGADGLLIEIHPQPEKALSDGPQSLSFFGFKTLMVDLKLISEAIDRQI, encoded by the coding sequence ATGGCAAATAAGCCCTATAAATTAGCTAGCCGAACAACTCAACAAGGAAAAACTATTATTAAAATAGGCGACTTAAAGGTTGGCGGAAAAGATATTATTATTATGGCCGGTCCCTGTGCTATTGAAAATAAACAACAACTTTTAGCTTGTGGAAGACTAGTAAAAAAATTAGGTGGAAAAATATTGCGAGGAGGGGCTTTTAAACCCAGAACCTCTCCTTATAGCTTCCAGGGCTTAGAAGAAAAAGGGTTGAAAATTTTAGCTTCGGTAGGAAAAGAAACAGGCCTTTTGACAATTACCGAGGTTTTAAAACCAGAAAATGTTTCTCTGGTGGCAAAATATGCAGATATTTTACAAATTGGTGCCAGAAATATGCAGAATTACTCTTTACTTAAGTCGGTAGGCAAAAGCCGAAAACCAGTAGTTTTAAAGAGAGGCTTGGCGGCCACTATTGAAGAATGGTTGGCAGCAGCTGAATATATTCTAAAAGAGGGTAATTCCCGGGTTCTTTTATGTGAAAGAGGGATAAGAACCTTTGAAACCTCAACTAGATTTACCCTTGATATAAGCTCAATCGCCGTAGTAAAAAAAATAAGTCACCTACCTATTATTGTCGATCCAAGCCATCCAGCCGGCCAGAGAGAATTTGTTCCCTCTTTAGCTAAGGGAGCCGTAGCTGCTGGAGCAGATGGTCTTTTAATTGAAATCCATCCTCAACCCGAAAAAGCCCTATCTGATGGTCCTCAATCTTTAAGTTTCTTCGGATTTAAGACATTAATGGTAGATTTAAAATTAATTTCAGAAGCAATTGACCGGCAAATTTAA
- a CDS encoding type II/IV secretion system protein has protein sequence MNPSNSKITGEIRISPVILTKLQKKVKNISLFKKIVEDYLEKKITELSEVLLGGGILLEASDLHIEPEKNQAKLRLRVDGILQDVTFFNLKTYEVLLSRIKLLSGIKFNITDRPQDGRFSILLTPKKDKKEESIEIRTSTLPTEYGESIVLRILNPKNLITMEALGLRKDLLSLFKNKIKQPNGMIIVTGPTGSGKTTTLYAFLKGIQKPEIKIITIEDPIEYHLGSISQTQVNPAKKYDFANGLRSIVRQDPDVILVGEIRDLETAKISLQAALTGHLVLTTLHTNDAAGTIARLQALGEKPVNIAPAISLAIAQRLVRKICKKCGKLTAVSPAALKKIKSELRKLSKEVEISIPKSNLKIPAIKGCTACNLTGYRGRIGIFEAFLVDDEMEKFIMSSPSIAALRKKAIEKGMLTMRQDGLIKVLQGTTTLEEVERVAGE, from the coding sequence ATGAATCCTTCTAATTCGAAAATTACTGGCGAAATTAGAATTTCTCCAGTCATCTTAACTAAGCTCCAAAAAAAAGTAAAAAACATCTCTCTCTTTAAAAAGATAGTCGAAGATTATTTAGAAAAAAAAATTACTGAGCTCTCAGAGGTTTTGTTGGGAGGAGGGATATTGCTAGAAGCTTCTGATTTACATATCGAACCAGAAAAAAATCAGGCCAAATTAAGACTAAGAGTGGATGGTATTTTGCAGGATGTTACGTTTTTCAATTTAAAAACATATGAAGTTCTCCTCTCTCGAATAAAACTTCTGTCTGGTATCAAATTTAATATCACTGATCGCCCTCAAGATGGGCGATTTTCTATTTTACTGACCCCAAAAAAAGATAAAAAAGAAGAGTCGATTGAAATTAGGACGTCTACTCTCCCCACGGAATACGGAGAGTCAATTGTTTTGCGAATTTTAAACCCGAAAAACTTAATTACAATGGAAGCTTTGGGTTTAAGAAAAGACCTTCTGTCTCTTTTTAAAAATAAGATTAAACAACCAAACGGAATGATTATTGTCACCGGCCCTACCGGTTCTGGAAAAACAACTACTCTTTATGCTTTTCTGAAAGGAATCCAAAAACCAGAAATTAAAATCATTACTATCGAAGATCCTATAGAATATCATTTAGGGAGCATCTCTCAAACCCAAGTGAATCCTGCGAAAAAATATGACTTTGCTAATGGCCTCCGTTCAATTGTCAGGCAAGATCCAGACGTTATTTTGGTTGGTGAAATTAGAGATTTAGAAACTGCCAAAATTTCTCTTCAAGCCGCCCTGACGGGGCATTTGGTTTTAACTACTTTGCACACAAACGATGCCGCCGGCACCATCGCCCGTCTCCAGGCTTTAGGAGAAAAACCAGTCAACATCGCCCCAGCTATTAGCTTAGCTATTGCCCAAAGATTGGTTAGAAAAATTTGCAAAAAATGCGGGAAATTAACTGCTGTTTCTCCAGCTGCTTTAAAAAAGATAAAAAGTGAACTTAGAAAACTTTCTAAAGAGGTTGAAATTTCTATCCCAAAATCAAACCTAAAAATCCCCGCAATTAAAGGCTGTACGGCTTGCAACTTGACTGGTTATCGTGGAAGAATTGGGATTTTTGAAGCTTTTTTGGTTGACGATGAAATGGAAAAATTTATTATGTCTTCGCCCTCAATTGCTGCTCTGAGAAAAAAGGCAATAGAAAAAGGAATGTTAACTATGCGGCAGGATGGTCTGATTAAAGTGCTTCAAGGAACAACTACCTTAGAAGAAGTGGAAAGGGTAGCTGGAGAATAA
- a CDS encoding PAS domain-containing protein has protein sequence MEMRNKDYQKKDINLLIENLGKLETHTEDLWHFLPIPVCLTNPVFNIVNISKAFKEVSGYKEIEIIGEHLKDFLKYFKGIKKELNIKKTIFGKETIFLTKEKKEILVNLSAKTREDEKGIITGYFFAFIDMTEIKEKEKELQKKVKALEKLNQLATGRELKMIELKKEIARLK, from the coding sequence ATGGAAATGAGGAATAAAGATTATCAGAAAAAAGACATCAATTTGTTAATAGAAAACCTGGGGAAACTTGAGACTCACACCGAGGATCTTTGGCATTTTTTACCGATTCCAGTATGCTTAACAAATCCAGTTTTTAACATTGTGAATATAAGTAAAGCTTTCAAGGAGGTATCCGGCTATAAGGAAATTGAGATTATTGGGGAACATTTAAAAGATTTCTTAAAATATTTCAAAGGAATTAAAAAAGAGCTCAACATAAAGAAAACTATTTTTGGCAAAGAGACAATTTTTTTAACAAAAGAAAAGAAAGAAATTTTAGTTAACCTTTCGGCAAAAACGAGAGAAGATGAAAAAGGAATAATTACTGGTTATTTCTTCGCTTTTATAGATATGACCGAAATTAAAGAGAAAGAAAAAGAGCTTCAAAAGAAGGTTAAAGCATTGGAAAAGCTTAATCAACTAGCCACCGGCAGAGAGTTAAAAATGATTGAGCTTAAAAAAGAAATAGCTAGACTTAAATAA
- the ruvB gene encoding Holliday junction branch migration DNA helicase RuvB, translating into MSRPNRIFPSSPPILQKKVTEEDRVLDVTLRPRNWEEYIGQAKIKRNLGIIIQAAQKRKENPEHLLFYGGSGLGKTTISYIIAKELGVNIKVTSGPAIEKAGDLAAILTNLSEGDILFVDELHRLNKLCEEILYPALEEFKLNLIVGKGPMARTMELKLPRFTLIGATTRIALLSSPLRSRFGATFQLNFYEIEDIEKILQRSSRILGLETEPESIKIIAQRSRSTPRVANRLLKRVRDFAQVEGQGIITKEIARSALEFLEIDEKGLESGDRKILEVIIKKFDGGPVGLQALAASTSEEEDTVLDIYEPYLMQLGFIERTSRGRMVTKSAYQHLGIKYKGAQTLL; encoded by the coding sequence ATGTCAAGACCAAATAGGATTTTCCCTTCGAGTCCGCCTATTCTTCAAAAAAAGGTCACTGAAGAAGATAGGGTTTTAGATGTAACGCTTAGGCCAAGAAATTGGGAAGAATATATTGGTCAAGCAAAAATAAAAAGAAACTTGGGGATAATTATCCAAGCGGCCCAAAAAAGAAAGGAAAATCCTGAACACCTTTTATTTTACGGCGGAAGCGGACTAGGTAAAACCACCATTTCTTATATTATTGCCAAAGAGCTAGGAGTTAATATTAAAGTTACTTCCGGCCCAGCTATTGAAAAAGCTGGTGACTTGGCCGCTATTTTAACCAATCTTTCAGAGGGTGATATCCTTTTTGTCGATGAGCTTCATCGGCTTAATAAACTTTGCGAGGAAATATTATATCCAGCTCTGGAAGAATTTAAATTAAATTTAATTGTGGGTAAAGGACCGATGGCCAGAACCATGGAGCTTAAACTCCCCCGTTTTACTTTAATTGGAGCCACAACCCGAATTGCTCTTTTGTCCTCTCCTTTAAGGTCACGCTTTGGAGCTACTTTCCAGTTAAATTTTTATGAGATTGAAGATATTGAAAAAATTCTTCAAAGATCAAGCCGGATTTTAGGATTAGAAACCGAACCTGAATCTATAAAGATTATTGCCCAACGTTCGAGGTCCACGCCAAGGGTAGCCAACCGGCTCTTAAAAAGAGTGAGAGACTTTGCCCAAGTAGAAGGTCAGGGAATAATAACTAAAGAAATTGCCCGATCTGCCTTAGAATTTTTAGAAATTGATGAAAAAGGCTTAGAATCTGGCGATCGAAAAATCTTAGAAGTAATTATTAAAAAGTTTGATGGTGGGCCAGTCGGTTTACAAGCACTAGCTGCTTCCACCTCAGAAGAAGAAGATACAGTTTTAGATATCTATGAGCCTTATTTAATGCAATTGGGCTTTATCGAAAGAACATCCCGAGGCAGAATGGTGACCAAATCTGCCTATCAACATTTAGGAATAAAATATAAGGGGGCTCAAACTTTGCTTTAA
- a CDS encoding PAS domain-containing sensor histidine kinase yields the protein MGNNKYKNETEELERARQEIKELERYIEGFLAFLPLPFCIVNPLGIIISINRAFSDFTGYSKTEIVGGEVDILFSNKKEASVLREKTLKQKITKNKEMILVAKNKERIEALFSASPRKDEKGKIVGYFLTFSGIGGLKKLQTELEERVQERTKALEKRTKELEDTRRALINMLEDVEEARIKAEEERSKTQAIITNFVDGLLVFDKENILILANPQVETFFKVKAGEIVGQSFADLTKISNLNSLFQLLNNSPSDKSIIDKGIKSIFRREFNLRKNLVLEVSTFSILRNKARIGTSVILHDISREKFIEQMKTEFVSLAAHQLRTPLSAIKWTLRMILDGDLGEITREQEDFLQKTYQSNERMIHLINDLLNVTRIEEGRYLFKPALAQIEDVINPIIKSYREEMKRKKITFTFKKPKTRLSKVKIDKEKIGLAIENFIDNALKYTFPGGQVTVTLKCGKKEIEFSVKDTGVGIPKDQQDRIFTKFFRGANVIRMETEGSGLGLFIAKNIIEAHGGTIWFESKEGRGSTFRFTLPIVKTHSSNRST from the coding sequence ATGGGAAACAATAAATATAAAAACGAAACAGAAGAACTGGAGAGAGCCAGACAAGAGATTAAAGAACTCGAGAGATATATCGAAGGTTTTTTGGCATTTTTGCCTTTGCCCTTTTGTATAGTTAATCCCCTAGGCATTATTATTAGTATCAATAGAGCTTTCTCTGATTTTACTGGATATAGTAAGACCGAGATAGTGGGGGGAGAGGTAGATATCCTATTTTCGAACAAAAAAGAAGCTTCAGTTCTTAGAGAAAAGACTCTAAAACAAAAAATAACTAAAAATAAAGAGATGATACTGGTGGCTAAGAATAAAGAAAGAATAGAGGCTTTGTTTTCTGCTTCTCCTCGAAAGGATGAAAAAGGTAAGATAGTCGGATATTTTTTAACTTTCTCTGGTATTGGTGGACTTAAAAAACTTCAGACAGAATTAGAAGAAAGAGTTCAAGAAAGAACGAAGGCATTAGAGAAAAGAACAAAAGAGCTAGAGGATACAAGAAGAGCTTTAATTAATATGTTGGAAGACGTTGAGGAGGCAAGAATAAAGGCTGAAGAAGAAAGAAGTAAAACCCAGGCTATAATTACTAATTTCGTTGATGGTCTTTTGGTCTTTGATAAAGAAAATATTCTAATTTTGGCTAATCCTCAGGTAGAAACTTTCTTTAAAGTAAAGGCAGGAGAAATAGTAGGCCAGTCATTTGCTGACTTGACTAAGATATCAAATTTAAACTCTCTATTCCAACTTCTGAATAACAGCCCTTCTGACAAAAGCATAATAGACAAAGGAATTAAGAGTATCTTTAGGCGAGAATTTAATCTTAGGAAAAACCTGGTTCTAGAAGTTTCTACTTTCTCTATCTTAAGAAATAAAGCAAGGATTGGGACGTCGGTTATCTTACACGATATCAGTCGAGAAAAATTCATTGAACAAATGAAGACAGAATTTGTTTCTTTGGCTGCCCACCAGCTAAGAACTCCGCTTTCAGCGATCAAATGGACCCTAAGGATGATTCTTGACGGAGATCTCGGGGAAATTACCCGGGAACAAGAAGATTTCCTCCAAAAAACTTATCAGTCCAACGAAAGAATGATTCATTTAATTAATGATCTTTTAAACGTAACTCGGATCGAAGAAGGAAGATATCTTTTTAAACCTGCTTTGGCTCAGATCGAAGATGTAATTAACCCGATAATAAAGTCTTACCGAGAAGAGATGAAGCGAAAAAAAATTACTTTTACCTTTAAAAAACCCAAAACGAGATTGTCGAAAGTAAAGATCGATAAAGAAAAGATAGGGCTAGCTATTGAAAATTTTATTGATAATGCCCTTAAATACACTTTTCCAGGAGGTCAAGTGACAGTTACCTTGAAATGTGGTAAAAAAGAAATAGAGTTTTCGGTTAAAGATACCGGGGTTGGTATTCCCAAAGATCAACAAGATAGGATTTTTACTAAATTCTTTCGAGGAGCTAATGTGATAAGAATGGAAACCGAGGGATCTGGTCTTGGTTTGTTTATAGCCAAAAACATTATTGAAGCTCACGGCGGTACTATTTGGTTTGAATCAAAAGAAGGAAGAGGCTCTACTTTCCGTTTTACTCTACCAATAGTAAAGACTCACTCTTCCAACCGAAGCACATAA
- a CDS encoding methyl-accepting chemotaxis protein has translation MRKIKRNPNKENIFQRKTGIFIKILIPLLFLGLPIIILSYSAFLAKVFLPYPPEETLRKLPLIMTDIEFQTRLILVLTLVLALFLGTLISWRFSRRLGKISTGLKKILAGDLNFKIKIKDRNEIGEITYLLNKIVENLKETQLQLKIKEEEIEEKTSELSKKIRDLEHSRKEIEENRLATLNILEDVEEARLALHERIEELEKFNKLAVGRELRMVELKEEIKKLQDEPGKQKTSLDNKNKNYL, from the coding sequence ATGCGAAAAATTAAAAGAAACCCAAACAAGGAGAATATCTTTCAAAGGAAAACAGGAATTTTTATAAAGATATTAATTCCTCTCCTTTTTTTAGGACTACCAATAATCATTCTTAGCTATTCGGCTTTCCTGGCCAAAGTTTTTTTACCTTATCCTCCTGAAGAGACCCTTCGAAAACTTCCCTTAATTATGACAGATATCGAATTTCAGACCAGATTAATTTTAGTTCTAACTCTCGTTTTAGCTTTGTTTCTAGGAACCTTAATTTCTTGGCGTTTCTCGAGAAGATTAGGAAAAATTTCTACAGGCCTCAAAAAAATTTTAGCTGGTGACCTTAATTTTAAAATTAAGATAAAAGACAGGAATGAAATAGGAGAAATTACCTATCTTTTAAATAAAATCGTTGAAAATTTAAAAGAAACTCAGTTGCAATTAAAAATTAAAGAAGAAGAAATTGAAGAAAAAACTTCAGAGCTATCTAAAAAAATAAGAGACCTTGAGCATTCCAGGAAAGAAATAGAAGAAAATCGTTTAGCGACCTTGAATATTTTAGAAGACGTTGAGGAGGCGAGGTTAGCTCTTCACGAAAGAATAGAAGAATTGGAGAAGTTTAATAAGTTAGCTGTAGGCAGAGAGTTACGAATGGTAGAGCTTAAAGAAGAGATTAAGAAGCTACAAGATGAGCCAGGCAAACAAAAGACCTCTTTGGATAACAAAAATAAAAACTACTTATAA
- the rpsT gene encoding 30S ribosomal protein S20: MPITKSAKKALRQSIKRRTKNLLYKNKIKNLIKEVQKLVADKKIEEAKKILPKVYKILDKAGKVGVIKLRTADRRKSRIARLIGGSKA, from the coding sequence ATGCCCATCACAAAATCTGCTAAAAAAGCTCTCCGTCAGAGCATAAAAAGAAGGACTAAAAATCTTCTCTATAAAAATAAAATAAAAAATCTCATTAAAGAGGTGCAAAAATTAGTTGCCGATAAAAAAATTGAAGAGGCTAAGAAGATTTTACCTAAAGTTTATAAAATCCTTGATAAAGCAGGTAAAGTTGGGGTAATTAAATTAAGGACTGCCGATAGAAGAAAATCTAGGATCGCCAGGTTGATCGGTGGGTCTAAAGCGTAG
- the tsaE gene encoding tRNA (adenosine(37)-N6)-threonylcarbamoyltransferase complex ATPase subunit type 1 TsaE — protein sequence MAKKTLLRSKYLTKQPSQTKKIGTILAKSILNLYLHSDKAVVLGLKGNLGAGKTTFLQGFAKGLGIQENILSPTFVILKKYELQNTKKLNKKSSRISTKSEGETSQKRQSLYSRFYHIDCYRIQKPREILALGFQKIVSNPQNIITIEWAERILKILPQNTLWIQLTVINKNTRKITFLIKPIMVK from the coding sequence TTGGCAAAAAAAACTTTACTTAGATCAAAATATTTAACGAAACAACCAAGCCAGACTAAAAAAATTGGCACTATTTTGGCTAAGAGCATTTTGAATTTATATTTACACAGCGATAAGGCTGTTGTTTTAGGGTTAAAGGGTAATTTGGGAGCAGGCAAAACTACTTTTTTGCAAGGTTTTGCCAAAGGATTAGGGATACAAGAGAATATTTTAAGTCCCACTTTCGTTATATTGAAAAAGTACGAATTACAAAACACGAAAAAACTCAACAAAAAATCTTCAAGGATTTCTACCAAAAGTGAGGGCGAAACAAGTCAAAAACGGCAGAGTTTGTATTCTAGGTTTTACCATATCGATTGTTACCGGATTCAAAAACCAAGAGAAATTTTAGCCTTAGGTTTTCAAAAGATAGTTTCTAACCCCCAAAATATTATAACCATTGAGTGGGCAGAAAGAATCTTAAAAATCTTGCCACAAAATACTCTTTGGATTCAATTGACGGTCATCAATAAGAATACAAGAAAAATTACCTTTCTAATTAAACCAATTATGGTAAAATAG